A region from the Desulfoglaeba alkanexedens ALDC genome encodes:
- a CDS encoding type IV pilus modification PilV family protein: protein MTHRPSEGFTLIEVMVSLMILGVSLLSLWGFHWTSQPINMKNSRETTALFLAEDRLENFRAAAEGGIALPAGTTTESLPFGNINFVRTSTVTQEYPSNIEIKVEWQEKCAMQGSVVLRTFIVLPSDLAGEGA, encoded by the coding sequence ATGACCCACCGGCCTTCGGAAGGTTTTACGCTCATCGAGGTCATGGTGTCGCTCATGATCCTGGGGGTGAGTCTTTTGAGCCTCTGGGGCTTTCACTGGACTTCCCAGCCTATCAATATGAAGAACAGCAGGGAAACCACGGCGCTCTTCCTGGCTGAAGACAGGCTCGAGAATTTTCGGGCTGCAGCCGAAGGCGGCATTGCTCTTCCCGCAGGAACCACCACGGAGAGCCTGCCGTTTGGAAACATAAATTTTGTCAGAACATCCACCGTGACCCAAGAGTATCCCTCCAACATTGAGATCAAGGTGGAATGGCAGGAGAAGTGCGCTATGCAAGGCTCGGTTGTGCTCCGGACCTTTATTGTATTGCCCAGTGACCTTGCGGGGGAAGGGGCGTGA
- a CDS encoding type II secretion system GspH family protein, producing the protein MKRSSVEPMRRSMGMTLVELMVSLCILAIVMVAVVGIFGAQYRNMGRDHGIKEATREGQIIFEFLRLDLMEAGWSVAPEMSFYFEDGGTGRSDKIYINDTALIDIDEDEHMDQLISEDCPGCSRIEAGSGTSSVTVNELDVNGDGKNDFRGAAYQFVISDDGLSKVAKINTVSGNQLNLEVELGGTWLAPAVYYCVDDGNADCHPDSSTDPLWVLRRSDRSSGGRQVVAENVVDLQVAYRDADGEYWYGEAGCDGSGTGPGKCEMSPFDPRSIDLVRLTLVVRSRHQSRDLLGDPRYCRPAVENREAGVGPDECGRIYQVFSMMIHPRNN; encoded by the coding sequence GTGAAACGATCTTCGGTTGAACCCATGCGCCGATCCATGGGCATGACGTTGGTTGAGCTCATGGTTTCTTTGTGTATCCTCGCCATTGTCATGGTGGCGGTCGTGGGTATCTTCGGTGCACAATATCGAAACATGGGGCGGGATCACGGTATCAAGGAAGCAACCCGGGAAGGCCAGATCATTTTTGAATTTCTCAGGCTGGATCTCATGGAGGCCGGATGGTCGGTGGCGCCGGAGATGTCCTTTTACTTTGAAGATGGCGGAACGGGGCGCAGTGACAAGATTTACATCAATGATACGGCGCTCATCGATATTGACGAGGACGAGCACATGGATCAGCTGATTTCGGAAGACTGTCCCGGCTGCAGCCGCATTGAGGCGGGTTCGGGAACGAGTTCGGTCACCGTGAACGAGCTGGATGTCAATGGGGACGGTAAAAATGATTTTCGGGGTGCCGCCTATCAATTTGTGATTTCGGACGACGGTCTTTCCAAGGTAGCCAAAATTAACACGGTTTCCGGTAACCAGCTCAACCTGGAAGTTGAGCTCGGCGGCACCTGGCTGGCTCCCGCCGTCTACTATTGCGTCGACGACGGCAACGCGGACTGCCACCCTGATTCTTCTACGGACCCCCTCTGGGTGTTGCGGCGAAGCGATCGAAGTTCCGGGGGGCGTCAAGTGGTTGCGGAAAACGTGGTGGACCTGCAGGTCGCCTACCGGGATGCCGACGGAGAATACTGGTACGGTGAGGCGGGATGTGATGGAAGCGGCACGGGTCCTGGAAAATGCGAGATGAGCCCCTTCGATCCTCGAAGTATCGATCTCGTGCGCCTCACGCTGGTGGTGCGGAGCAGGCATCAGAGTCGCGATCTTCTGGGGGATCCCCGGTATTGCCGCCCGGCGGTGGAAAACCGCGAGGCGGGCGTCGGTCCGGACGAATGCGGCCGCATCTACCAGGTGTTTTCCATGATGATCCATCCCCGGAACAACTGA
- a CDS encoding DsbC family protein: protein MRSGTLRFRRCLCLLVLLFFAAAAAAPPQTEGTSGDCPDLEHVRSLASRVFPKEAEIRSVQPAPVSGWCEVQVLFKGQQRIFYVDKDGAFFFLGEIIDVERGVNLTRRATEAGNRFTAEEMKKLEDLAALRLGDQEPVVYLATDPQCPYCARAEKILEDMAQNGDLSAKILFFPLASHKGAKELCISVICDKKGMHEFRSGYQSDNQCDEGRRLIEETVGFLSSKGIAGTPAYIFPDGTYHLGVMSKERLLQRLKE, encoded by the coding sequence ATGAGATCAGGTACCTTACGTTTCCGGCGATGTCTGTGCCTCTTGGTCCTCTTGTTTTTCGCGGCGGCCGCCGCTGCTCCGCCGCAGACGGAAGGGACTTCCGGGGATTGCCCGGATCTGGAGCATGTGAGAAGCCTCGCCTCCAGAGTCTTCCCAAAAGAGGCCGAAATCAGAAGCGTGCAGCCGGCTCCCGTATCCGGCTGGTGCGAAGTGCAGGTGCTCTTCAAGGGGCAGCAGCGTATCTTTTACGTGGACAAAGACGGTGCCTTTTTCTTTCTGGGTGAAATCATCGACGTTGAGCGCGGCGTCAACTTGACGCGCCGAGCCACGGAAGCCGGCAACCGATTTACCGCCGAAGAAATGAAGAAGCTGGAAGATCTGGCGGCTTTGCGCCTGGGAGACCAGGAACCGGTGGTCTACCTGGCCACGGATCCTCAGTGTCCTTATTGCGCTCGAGCCGAAAAGATCCTGGAAGATATGGCGCAAAACGGGGACCTGTCGGCCAAGATTCTCTTCTTTCCCCTCGCCTCCCACAAGGGCGCCAAGGAACTGTGCATTTCAGTGATTTGCGACAAGAAGGGCATGCACGAATTTCGTTCGGGATACCAGTCGGACAACCAGTGCGACGAAGGCCGCAGGCTCATCGAAGAAACCGTCGGTTTCCTTTCAAGCAAAGGCATTGCGGGTACACCGGCTTACATATTTCCCGACGGCACTTACCACCTGGGCGTGATGTCGAAAGAAAGACTGTTGCAGCGGCTCAAGGAGTAA
- a CDS encoding pilus assembly protein, whose amino-acid sequence MKRRFIVSLTIFTFLVSPGGAPDVLAGQCDPPPFISAGASPMVMLIMGRDHKLYYEAYNDAQDLDEDGKIDVGYKHSIDYYGYFDPYKCYTYTTTGTERFIPERYTADKYCGGTDEWSGNFLNWLSMSRMDILKRVLYGGQRIADNTSETVLEGVYIPQDSHSWGKEYAGDDTRRLTPYEAPTSGNRHLFCVTSLNEGEAHKILVALNDSHRVWDWATTERPVCSGPVTPDYYRFVRVQVCSVDADKGLEQHYCKVYPGGGGVAKPIGLLQKYGEGDGSKVCSKTSIPCQTDAGCGPNDGICVERAPLYFGLLTGSNTKNLSGGVLRKNIWSVLDEIDAQSGIFQTSESDRGNIIMTLDRLRPVGFSYSDYSYGDSDGSTCGWITDRPLSEGECRMWGNPVAEMMYEALRYLSGKGSPTDAFNYTTNDDDAGLKLSKPDWGIRKGADYLQPYDIFPWCAKPSLIVLSDINPSYDSDQVPGADPDFGSFTGDLEDLDVSELVNTIGTHESLAGGSWFIGESGSVYDFICTPKNVANLSSIRGLCPEEPTKQGSYYSAAVAYYGKTKIAEAEGMEDVTTYVVPISSPVPDINIKAGSGFARIIPIGKSVSGSHGVKAACADRCTITQDDDGLHISDCAADAYCPSNQIVDFYVDEITYDADGNMTSAKFRINFEDVEQGADHDMDAMVIYEVQPAVGDGQVKVSLTSDDAAGSIDQVLGFIISGTTEDGVFLPVKDKDVSEEDSDTPSAVSSLEDDRTWPKTFTLSGSPSGVLKNPLWYAAKWGGFDDINGNDVPDLQAEWDKDGDGIPDSYVANPLKLEEKLEEAFVAIPSKGGSAGAVATVIQEVLGEDLVIRGAFTTYEDDPSRYLWKGHLEAYWPYEGCSDYTDQSACEKLAGCKWFGDKCIGEIYSFQKDVNIGKFCADAGHTGGHCWDAGTYLTSSGRKIFTMINGEQKDLKATESTVVSALENDIDFDGDGTVDGSDAESLIDWMHGVWDGSWTGVARDRQGWLLGDIVYSSPVVVGPPSVGAVDPNIAGDCSCECGVDTDCEKTCFYCYRTVQTDRPKVVYVGANDGMLHAFTAGVWWEDPNPAADNDSDGSADESHWIYDPNEPDSRCDGQPCTGKAEVGKERWAYIPGNLLSEVKELARAGYGTPSGCAHRTMVDLSPTAWEVFIDHDGNGSREWRTVIIGGERGGGDVYFAIDVTDPDSPQVLWEYSVLRNLFLPPATGSDAAETPFRNLDVYNYAKTLPVSWSVPYVGHLTLPSSLTLAADDRVEPLEPGLPSVSANRARGASDLSGWFAFMGSGTRVFNLDDFPAALTDDQKRATLKPYLLTIDIEKGINVFQFLWPQILDHWSEKWPDKTSGSNTIPYAMGDPVVLDVWNQVGAVLSDGSIDHIYLGDLNGNFYGLKFNLESAKGLKLDVWRTKDLSDTSNLFRSDRQPVTVMPVAAFDEHRNLRLFFGTGKFENILGSSDDKTDPARMSFYGLKDSTLRPSDFTGGFTTPGGLDVKADFHCLTSTFETGCSWLQSDGSPDCCESVCPSGCWNCVYDLLSPGERVVDSALVAGGTVFFTTFVPKNDPCSAGGDAFLYAVDYLCGVPKRDSFEDSSFTEVTTTPDQLDTGEYTAVVEGDKVTAYVLKIGQGMPSRPVMNSSGELIVQTSGTAIHWLHVDVGPTVKAMGWKVK is encoded by the coding sequence ATGAAAAGACGCTTCATCGTTTCTCTCACCATTTTTACCTTCCTGGTCTCACCCGGTGGGGCCCCGGATGTCCTCGCGGGGCAATGCGATCCGCCGCCGTTCATTTCCGCGGGCGCATCCCCCATGGTCATGCTGATCATGGGACGAGACCACAAGCTCTACTATGAAGCCTACAACGACGCTCAGGATCTCGACGAAGACGGCAAGATCGACGTGGGCTACAAGCATTCCATTGACTATTATGGATATTTCGATCCTTACAAGTGCTATACGTACACGACCACGGGGACAGAACGGTTCATTCCGGAACGGTATACGGCGGACAAGTACTGCGGCGGCACGGACGAATGGAGCGGCAACTTCCTGAACTGGCTCTCCATGTCGCGGATGGATATCCTGAAGCGCGTGCTCTACGGCGGCCAACGGATCGCCGACAATACCAGTGAAACCGTCCTGGAGGGGGTCTATATCCCGCAGGATTCCCACAGCTGGGGAAAAGAATACGCCGGAGACGATACCCGCCGGCTCACGCCTTATGAAGCACCTACCTCGGGAAACCGGCATCTTTTCTGTGTCACCAGCCTTAATGAAGGGGAGGCCCACAAGATCCTCGTGGCATTAAACGATTCCCACAGGGTCTGGGACTGGGCGACCACCGAACGCCCGGTCTGCAGCGGGCCGGTGACTCCCGATTACTACCGCTTCGTTCGGGTCCAGGTGTGCAGCGTGGACGCGGACAAAGGGCTGGAGCAACATTATTGCAAAGTCTATCCCGGGGGTGGCGGTGTAGCGAAACCCATCGGGCTGCTCCAGAAATACGGGGAAGGCGATGGATCGAAGGTCTGCTCGAAGACATCGATCCCATGTCAGACGGATGCCGGTTGCGGCCCGAACGACGGGATCTGCGTGGAACGAGCGCCCCTCTACTTCGGACTGCTCACCGGGTCGAACACCAAGAACCTGAGCGGAGGCGTGCTTCGAAAAAACATCTGGAGCGTGCTGGATGAAATCGATGCCCAATCGGGAATCTTTCAGACGTCGGAAAGCGATCGAGGCAACATCATCATGACGCTGGATCGGCTCAGGCCCGTGGGATTTAGCTATTCGGACTATTCCTACGGGGACTCGGACGGTAGCACCTGCGGCTGGATCACGGATCGGCCGCTGAGCGAGGGCGAATGCCGTATGTGGGGCAATCCCGTGGCCGAGATGATGTACGAAGCACTCCGGTACCTCTCGGGGAAAGGGTCTCCCACCGATGCGTTCAACTACACCACCAACGACGACGACGCGGGTCTCAAACTTTCGAAGCCGGATTGGGGCATTCGTAAAGGTGCTGATTATCTCCAGCCCTATGACATCTTCCCGTGGTGCGCCAAACCGTCGCTCATCGTCTTGAGCGATATCAACCCCAGCTACGATTCGGACCAGGTGCCGGGGGCCGACCCGGATTTCGGGTCCTTCACGGGCGACCTGGAAGACCTGGACGTGAGCGAGCTGGTGAATACCATCGGGACTCACGAATCGCTGGCGGGAGGTTCCTGGTTCATCGGAGAAAGCGGATCGGTCTACGATTTCATCTGCACGCCCAAAAATGTCGCCAACCTGTCGTCCATTCGGGGATTGTGCCCTGAAGAGCCGACCAAGCAGGGAAGCTATTACTCGGCGGCCGTGGCTTATTATGGCAAGACGAAGATCGCCGAAGCCGAAGGGATGGAAGATGTGACCACCTACGTGGTCCCCATTTCTTCGCCGGTTCCCGACATCAACATCAAGGCGGGAAGCGGTTTCGCGCGAATCATCCCCATCGGGAAATCCGTGAGCGGATCCCACGGAGTGAAAGCCGCCTGTGCCGATCGGTGCACGATCACTCAAGACGACGACGGCCTGCACATCTCCGACTGCGCCGCAGACGCCTATTGCCCTTCCAATCAGATCGTCGATTTCTACGTGGATGAGATCACCTATGATGCTGACGGGAACATGACTTCTGCGAAATTCCGCATCAACTTTGAAGATGTCGAACAAGGCGCCGACCACGATATGGATGCCATGGTGATCTACGAAGTTCAACCTGCTGTCGGAGACGGGCAGGTCAAGGTTTCTCTGACTTCGGACGACGCTGCGGGCTCCATCGACCAGGTCCTGGGATTCATCATTTCCGGAACCACCGAGGACGGTGTCTTTTTGCCGGTCAAAGACAAAGATGTCAGCGAAGAGGACAGCGACACGCCTTCCGCCGTGTCGTCGCTGGAGGACGACCGCACCTGGCCCAAGACGTTCACCCTTTCCGGAAGCCCCTCGGGGGTCTTGAAGAATCCTCTGTGGTACGCGGCCAAGTGGGGCGGTTTCGATGACATCAACGGCAACGATGTGCCCGACCTCCAGGCCGAATGGGACAAGGACGGGGACGGCATCCCGGACAGCTATGTCGCCAACCCACTGAAACTGGAAGAAAAACTGGAGGAAGCCTTCGTGGCCATTCCATCCAAGGGAGGCAGCGCGGGGGCCGTGGCCACCGTCATCCAGGAAGTCCTGGGGGAGGACCTGGTCATCCGCGGCGCGTTCACCACCTACGAGGATGACCCCAGCCGATACCTGTGGAAGGGCCACTTGGAAGCCTACTGGCCGTACGAAGGCTGCTCCGACTACACGGACCAGTCCGCTTGCGAAAAGCTCGCCGGGTGTAAATGGTTCGGAGATAAGTGTATCGGCGAAATCTACAGCTTTCAAAAGGATGTAAACATCGGCAAGTTCTGTGCCGACGCCGGGCACACGGGCGGACACTGCTGGGATGCCGGAACATACCTCACCTCCTCCGGTCGCAAGATTTTCACGATGATCAACGGCGAGCAAAAGGATCTCAAGGCCACGGAATCCACCGTAGTGAGCGCACTGGAAAACGACATCGACTTCGACGGCGATGGAACGGTCGACGGTTCCGACGCCGAGTCGCTCATCGACTGGATGCACGGCGTCTGGGACGGTTCGTGGACCGGCGTCGCCAGGGACCGGCAGGGGTGGCTGCTGGGCGATATCGTCTATTCCAGTCCGGTGGTCGTAGGACCGCCTTCGGTGGGCGCCGTCGACCCGAACATCGCCGGAGATTGTTCCTGTGAATGCGGCGTTGACACGGACTGTGAAAAGACCTGCTTCTACTGCTACCGAACCGTACAAACGGACAGACCGAAAGTGGTCTACGTGGGCGCAAACGACGGGATGCTCCACGCCTTCACCGCCGGCGTGTGGTGGGAGGACCCGAACCCGGCGGCAGACAACGACAGCGACGGTTCGGCCGACGAAAGCCACTGGATCTACGATCCCAATGAACCGGACAGCCGATGCGACGGCCAGCCATGCACCGGGAAGGCTGAAGTGGGAAAGGAACGGTGGGCCTACATCCCGGGCAACCTCCTTTCGGAAGTCAAGGAATTGGCTCGAGCCGGCTACGGCACACCGTCGGGCTGCGCTCACCGCACCATGGTGGATCTTTCACCCACGGCCTGGGAAGTCTTCATCGACCATGACGGAAACGGGAGCCGCGAATGGCGGACGGTCATCATCGGCGGCGAACGCGGGGGCGGCGATGTCTATTTCGCGATCGACGTCACCGACCCTGACAGCCCGCAGGTCCTGTGGGAATATTCGGTGCTCAGGAACTTGTTTCTTCCGCCCGCCACCGGAAGCGATGCGGCGGAGACGCCTTTCCGGAACCTGGATGTGTATAACTACGCGAAGACACTTCCGGTTTCCTGGTCGGTACCCTACGTGGGACACCTGACCCTCCCCAGCAGCCTCACTCTTGCCGCGGACGATCGAGTTGAACCCCTGGAACCGGGGCTACCCTCGGTGTCCGCAAACCGGGCGCGCGGAGCATCGGATCTGAGCGGCTGGTTCGCTTTCATGGGATCGGGAACCCGCGTCTTCAACCTCGACGATTTCCCCGCAGCCCTCACCGACGACCAGAAACGGGCCACTCTTAAACCCTATCTTCTGACCATCGACATCGAAAAGGGCATCAACGTCTTTCAGTTCCTCTGGCCCCAGATCCTCGACCACTGGTCCGAGAAATGGCCGGACAAGACCTCGGGAAGCAACACCATACCCTATGCCATGGGAGACCCGGTCGTTTTGGACGTCTGGAATCAAGTCGGCGCGGTACTGAGCGACGGCTCCATCGATCACATTTACCTTGGCGACCTGAACGGGAATTTCTACGGCTTGAAATTCAACCTCGAAAGCGCAAAAGGACTCAAGCTCGACGTGTGGCGCACCAAGGACCTCTCCGATACCAGCAACCTCTTCCGCTCTGACCGGCAACCGGTGACCGTGATGCCTGTGGCGGCTTTCGACGAGCACAGGAATCTCCGACTATTCTTCGGCACGGGGAAGTTCGAAAACATCCTGGGATCGAGTGACGACAAGACCGACCCGGCCCGAATGTCCTTTTACGGCCTGAAAGATAGCACATTGAGGCCCAGCGACTTCACCGGTGGGTTCACCACCCCCGGAGGCCTGGACGTGAAGGCTGATTTCCATTGCCTCACCTCCACCTTCGAAACAGGCTGCTCGTGGCTGCAATCGGATGGATCGCCGGATTGCTGTGAAAGTGTCTGCCCGTCGGGCTGCTGGAACTGCGTCTACGACCTCCTGTCTCCCGGAGAACGCGTGGTGGACTCGGCCCTGGTGGCCGGAGGCACCGTCTTTTTCACAACCTTCGTTCCCAAAAACGATCCGTGTTCGGCGGGCGGCGACGCGTTTCTCTACGCCGTGGACTACCTGTGCGGCGTCCCCAAGCGTGACTCCTTTGAAGACTCCAGTTTCACGGAAGTCACGACGACTCCGGATCAGCTCGACACGGGCGAGTACACGGCGGTGGTCGAGGGCGACAAGGTCACGGCTTATGTACTGAAGATCGGTCAAGGCATGCCAAGCCGCCCCGTCATGAATTCGTCCGGAGAATTAATCGTGCAGACCAGTGGCACAGCCATTCACTGGCTGCATGTGGATGTGGGGCCGACCGTCAAAGCGATGGGCTGGAAGGTCAAATGA
- a CDS encoding glycosyltransferase family 2 protein — protein sequence MSKVSIVIPAYNEALNIGNTISEIREILPDAEILVVDDGSTDDTAEAARKAGAYVWSHPYNIGNGAAVKTGIRLVSGDKVVLMDGDGQHHPADLPKLLEAAQKFDMVVGARLSDGHANGFRRWANRFYNTLARYATKFPVKDLTSGYRVFDRETVLRYLYLLPNTFSYPTTITLAYLRSGRTVCYVPVRVRRRKGKSKIMPVRDGMRFFLIILKVTTLFSPLRIFLPVSLAFWGLGLLNYAYTYVTAGRFTNMSALLMTTSIILFMMGLISEQITQLRYDRVENGG from the coding sequence ATGAGCAAGGTGTCTATTGTCATTCCTGCCTACAATGAGGCGCTGAACATCGGGAACACCATATCGGAAATCCGTGAGATTCTTCCCGATGCGGAAATCCTCGTGGTGGACGACGGTTCTACGGACGACACGGCCGAAGCGGCTCGAAAGGCCGGAGCCTATGTTTGGAGCCACCCGTACAACATCGGCAACGGGGCTGCCGTGAAAACAGGTATCCGGCTGGTTTCCGGAGACAAGGTCGTTCTCATGGACGGCGACGGCCAGCATCATCCGGCCGACCTTCCCAAGCTGCTCGAAGCCGCGCAGAAATTTGACATGGTGGTAGGGGCGCGGCTCTCCGACGGGCATGCCAACGGTTTCCGCCGATGGGCCAACCGGTTTTACAACACGCTAGCCCGGTACGCCACCAAGTTTCCCGTCAAGGACCTGACATCCGGCTACCGCGTTTTCGACCGGGAGACGGTGCTACGCTACCTTTATCTACTGCCCAACACCTTTTCCTATCCCACCACCATCACCCTGGCTTACTTGAGGAGCGGCCGCACGGTCTGTTACGTCCCCGTCCGGGTGAGGCGCCGAAAGGGGAAAAGCAAGATCATGCCCGTTCGCGACGGCATGCGTTTTTTTCTCATCATCTTGAAGGTCACGACGCTTTTTTCGCCCCTTCGGATCTTTCTGCCGGTGAGCCTGGCTTTTTGGGGCCTGGGTCTTCTGAACTACGCCTACACGTACGTCACCGCGGGCCGCTTCACCAACATGTCGGCGCTTCTCATGACCACTTCCATCATCCTTTTCATGATGGGCCTCATCAGCGAACAGATCACCCAGCTCCGCTACGACCGGGTGGAAAACGGAGGGTGA
- a CDS encoding glycosyltransferase has protein sequence MLELEARAASWFRSAYGVGDRPMLLSVGRLTRRKGLMHFVARVLPTIVRKKPTACLYIVGDVPRGALMAEAEEPEDILRAARSAGVSKNVCWLGHLPDEALQKAYAASDVHVFPVQDLPNDPEGFGMVALEAAAFGTPTVAYAVGGVVDAVADGVSGFLVAPGDTAALAEAVLSLMDKPMPREKVRRFAEGFAWPRFNKAIVRAVGAD, from the coding sequence ATGCTCGAACTGGAAGCCCGAGCCGCGTCCTGGTTCCGCTCGGCCTACGGGGTGGGAGATCGACCCATGCTGCTTTCTGTGGGGCGCCTTACCCGTCGGAAGGGACTCATGCACTTTGTGGCTCGAGTGCTCCCAACGATAGTTCGAAAAAAACCGACCGCCTGCCTCTATATCGTCGGCGACGTTCCTAGAGGTGCACTGATGGCGGAGGCTGAGGAACCCGAAGACATTCTTCGCGCAGCCCGTTCTGCAGGGGTTTCGAAAAATGTTTGCTGGCTCGGCCACCTGCCGGATGAAGCGCTGCAGAAAGCCTATGCGGCTTCCGACGTCCATGTTTTTCCGGTCCAAGATCTCCCAAACGATCCTGAGGGTTTTGGAATGGTTGCTTTGGAGGCTGCCGCCTTTGGGACGCCGACCGTGGCCTACGCCGTGGGAGGCGTTGTGGATGCTGTAGCGGATGGTGTCTCCGGGTTCCTTGTGGCGCCGGGAGATACTGCGGCTTTGGCCGAAGCCGTGCTGAGCTTGATGGATAAGCCGATGCCCAGGGAGAAGGTTCGCCGATTTGCAGAAGGCTTTGCGTGGCCTCGGTTCAACAAAGCCATCGTGCGTGCCGTTGGAGCGGATTGA
- a CDS encoding class I SAM-dependent methyltransferase has protein sequence MNRRPHAVGDLSSRYLKAQKIERLLGLTQRCRPIRLLDIGAGSGGIAHYFATRACGEYTVTAVDVVDGCGSFRTTSRVTL, from the coding sequence ATGAATCGGCGCCCCCATGCGGTTGGTGACCTCTCTTCCCGGTATCTCAAGGCGCAGAAGATCGAAAGGCTCTTGGGCCTTACGCAGCGCTGTAGGCCGATCCGGCTTCTCGACATCGGGGCTGGTTCCGGGGGGATCGCACACTACTTCGCCACCCGGGCATGTGGAGAATACACCGTAACCGCTGTGGATGTGGTGGATGGGTGCGGATCTTTTAGAACGACATCCAGGGTGACCCTCTGA
- a CDS encoding oligosaccharide flippase family protein, whose amino-acid sequence MWQPGRLAGDTARMGLGLGLRALGQALIFIIFARTLGVEDYGAFTALIALACFVGCFAGFGGHVLIVRDVAREPSSFPQAWGATLALLGLSTPLLMLVYLVLAWTLPIPSVPYSAVVAVGLGELIFGTTANAASYAYRGFQRMGRAARLQSTPVFFRLVAAAGFLLWSTTQPSVEPPLVLWSYCYAGASLVAAMYALRLIQQDLGKPSMPARSLLQKWFFDGLPFSIWGVGESLYGDADKFMLARMDSLTHAGSYAAGYRFSGMAFLPLHALLNAAAPRLFHIGIRGLQGTRRAVLPLAPWTLGYALAVGSALFLGAPWMARLLGGDYSHTIVTTRWLAWLPLATTPRLLMQYALATSGRQGTAMVAVVLGGGLNILLNCYWIPVWGWQGAALATYAAEAGMAVTMLVLLLNIPANATERIQPTGADQCLP is encoded by the coding sequence ATGTGGCAACCCGGAAGACTGGCGGGCGATACGGCGAGAATGGGACTTGGACTCGGTTTGCGCGCGCTGGGGCAGGCACTCATCTTTATCATCTTCGCCAGAACATTGGGAGTGGAAGATTATGGTGCTTTCACTGCATTGATTGCTCTGGCCTGTTTCGTCGGTTGCTTTGCCGGCTTCGGTGGCCATGTATTAATCGTGCGAGATGTTGCCCGAGAACCGTCCAGCTTTCCACAGGCGTGGGGAGCCACCCTGGCGCTGCTTGGGCTTAGCACGCCCCTCTTGATGCTGGTTTATCTGGTACTTGCCTGGACACTACCCATTCCCTCTGTTCCTTACTCGGCCGTGGTCGCCGTGGGGCTTGGGGAATTGATTTTCGGCACAACGGCCAATGCCGCTTCCTACGCCTACCGAGGCTTTCAGCGGATGGGAAGAGCGGCCCGACTGCAATCGACCCCCGTTTTCTTCCGACTGGTGGCGGCCGCGGGATTCCTCCTGTGGAGCACTACACAGCCCTCAGTTGAACCCCCCCTCGTCTTGTGGTCCTATTGTTACGCTGGGGCAAGCCTTGTTGCGGCGATGTATGCCCTGCGTCTGATCCAACAGGATCTGGGCAAGCCCAGCATGCCGGCCCGATCATTGCTCCAAAAATGGTTTTTCGACGGCTTACCGTTTAGTATCTGGGGCGTCGGCGAGAGCTTGTATGGGGATGCGGATAAGTTCATGCTAGCCCGCATGGATTCCCTTACCCACGCAGGCAGTTATGCCGCAGGCTATCGATTCTCCGGTATGGCCTTCCTGCCGCTCCATGCACTCCTCAATGCCGCAGCCCCCAGGCTTTTCCACATCGGAATAAGAGGCCTCCAAGGCACTCGGCGTGCCGTGCTTCCGCTTGCGCCCTGGACTTTGGGCTACGCCCTGGCCGTTGGTTCTGCACTTTTTCTCGGTGCCCCTTGGATGGCACGGCTGCTCGGTGGCGATTACTCTCACACCATTGTTACCACGCGCTGGCTGGCCTGGCTACCTCTTGCCACCACCCCGCGTTTGCTGATGCAGTATGCCTTGGCAACAAGCGGCCGCCAAGGCACTGCAATGGTTGCCGTCGTCTTGGGCGGAGGATTGAACATCTTGCTCAATTGTTACTGGATACCAGTATGGGGCTGGCAAGGTGCAGCCTTGGCAACCTATGCAGCGGAAGCAGGGATGGCTGTGACCATGCTTGTTTTACTTCTCAACATTCCCGCAAACGCCACGGAAAGGATTCAACCAACAGGAGCTGATCAATGCCTGCCTTGA